In one Neobacillus sp. CF12 genomic region, the following are encoded:
- a CDS encoding erythromycin esterase family protein, whose product MLQSIKNYARPFDSIDDLDPLMEDIGDAKYVLLGESSHGTSEYYTIRAELSKRLIKEKGFSVIAVEGDWPSCQSINRYIKNIGSPPSDVREALESFNRWPTWMWANQEIIELVQWLKDFNQQTKRKNKVGFYGLDVYSLWESMDEIIKYLERTGNTGLKQARNAFNCFEPFNRNNESYAVSAGYLSEDCMKEALSLLTTIQKNKWKYDDDEESSLNMEVNALVTVNAEEYYRTMVTSDSKSWNVRDIHMVEALNAVMKFYGDDAKVIIWEHNTHVGDARATDMKDAGMVNVGQLIREQNFPEDVYIVGFGTNSGTVIASTEWGVDFRVTKVPSAQVGSWENLMHKAGAFNQYLLFNDENREEFSKTIGHRAIGVVYRPEYEQYGNYVPSIMSSRYDGFIFLDKTHALHPIVMESLIY is encoded by the coding sequence ATGTTACAATCCATAAAAAATTATGCTAGACCCTTTGATTCCATTGATGACCTGGATCCCTTAATGGAAGATATCGGTGATGCAAAGTATGTCCTCTTGGGCGAATCATCCCATGGAACATCTGAATATTATACAATCCGCGCAGAACTTTCTAAACGGTTAATCAAAGAAAAAGGTTTTTCTGTTATTGCGGTTGAAGGAGACTGGCCATCTTGCCAAAGCATAAATCGTTATATAAAAAACATCGGTTCACCACCTAGCGATGTTCGAGAGGCTCTTGAAAGCTTTAATCGTTGGCCAACGTGGATGTGGGCAAATCAAGAAATAATTGAATTGGTTCAGTGGTTAAAAGATTTTAATCAACAAACAAAACGAAAAAACAAAGTTGGATTTTACGGATTAGATGTCTATAGTCTGTGGGAAAGTATGGACGAAATCATAAAATACTTAGAACGCACCGGTAACACAGGACTTAAACAGGCTAGAAATGCGTTCAACTGTTTTGAGCCATTCAACCGGAATAATGAATCCTATGCGGTTTCCGCAGGTTATTTATCAGAGGATTGCATGAAAGAAGCACTTTCACTCCTCACAACTATACAAAAGAATAAGTGGAAATATGATGATGATGAAGAAAGCAGCTTAAACATGGAGGTCAATGCACTGGTTACTGTTAATGCGGAAGAATACTATCGTACAATGGTAACAAGTGATTCAAAATCTTGGAATGTGAGAGACATACACATGGTTGAAGCTTTGAATGCAGTAATGAAGTTTTATGGTGACGATGCAAAGGTTATCATCTGGGAACATAATACTCATGTTGGTGATGCTCGGGCTACCGATATGAAAGATGCAGGAATGGTAAATGTTGGTCAACTGATAAGGGAACAGAACTTTCCCGAGGATGTTTACATTGTTGGTTTTGGAACAAACAGTGGTACGGTTATCGCATCAACGGAATGGGGAGTAGATTTTCGCGTTACAAAAGTTCCCTCTGCGCAAGTTGGGAGTTGGGAAAACCTAATGCATAAAGCCGGCGCATTTAACCAATACCTTTTATTTAATGATGAAAATCGGGAAGAATTCAGTAAAACAATCGGACATCGCGCTATCGGTGTTGTGTATCGACCTGAATACGAGCAATATGGAAACTATGTTCCATCCATCATGAGCAGTCGGTACGATGGATTTATCTTTTTAGATAAAACTCATGCTTTACATCCTATAGTCATGGAAAGTCTTATTTACTAA
- a CDS encoding DUF1657 domain-containing protein — protein sequence MTVGTQVKQALAGLKSAQASFETFALATDNQNAKKLYQDAAQQTQSVLDSLEPRLQEILSEEPQYNQ from the coding sequence ATGACAGTTGGAACACAAGTAAAACAGGCATTAGCAGGATTAAAAAGTGCTCAAGCAAGTTTTGAAACCTTTGCCCTCGCAACGGACAATCAAAACGCAAAAAAACTCTATCAAGATGCAGCACAACAAACTCAATCTGTCCTAGATAGTCTTGAACCACGACTTCAAGAAATCTTGTCTGAAGAGCCTCAGTATAACCAATAA
- a CDS encoding YitT family protein, translating to MEKVQHRGLPTRKIIQRIMLITLGAALMAVGLEIFLVPNHVIDGGIVGISIMLSYLTGWKLGLFIFILNIPFFFIGYKQIGKTFALSTLYGIIILSIGTTLLHPVPAFTQDILLATVFGGIVLGIGVGLVIRYGGSLDGTEILAILFNKKLPFSVGEIIMFFNLFILGSAGFVFSWDRAMYSLIAYFVAYKTIDITITGLDESKSVWIISDNSKEIGEAIMNRLGRGVTYIHGEGAYSGDDKKVIFCVINRLEEAKLKEIVTESDENAFLAVADIAEVRGGRFKKRDIH from the coding sequence ATGGAGAAAGTTCAACACAGAGGATTACCTACCAGGAAGATAATTCAAAGAATTATGCTTATTACTCTCGGGGCTGCCTTAATGGCCGTAGGGTTGGAAATTTTCCTTGTGCCAAATCATGTTATTGATGGAGGCATAGTAGGAATATCGATTATGCTTTCTTATTTGACTGGTTGGAAACTAGGTCTTTTTATTTTTATTCTGAATATTCCTTTTTTCTTTATCGGTTATAAACAAATTGGAAAAACCTTCGCACTATCCACTCTTTATGGCATTATTATTCTTTCCATTGGCACTACATTACTTCATCCAGTACCAGCCTTTACCCAAGATATTTTACTTGCAACCGTTTTTGGGGGAATCGTCCTCGGGATCGGGGTAGGGTTGGTAATCCGTTACGGTGGATCCTTGGATGGTACCGAAATTCTTGCCATTTTATTTAATAAGAAGCTTCCATTTTCTGTTGGGGAAATTATCATGTTTTTTAATTTATTCATTCTTGGAAGCGCTGGCTTTGTCTTCTCATGGGATCGTGCCATGTATTCTTTAATTGCCTATTTTGTTGCCTATAAAACAATTGATATTACCATCACAGGTCTAGATGAATCCAAATCGGTTTGGATCATTAGTGACAATTCAAAAGAAATTGGCGAAGCCATTATGAATCGATTAGGTCGTGGAGTTACTTATATACATGGAGAGGGTGCATACTCTGGGGATGACAAAAAAGTAATTTTCTGCGTGATTAACCGACTTGAAGAAGCGAAGTTGAAGGAAATTGTTACTGAAAGTGATGAGAATGCATTCCTTGCCGTTGCGGATATAGCTGAAGTTCGCGGAGGAAGGTTTAAGAAAAGAGATATCCACTAA